Proteins from a genomic interval of Polaribacter sp. Q13:
- a CDS encoding Ig-like domain-containing protein, which produces MIKKITILFFISFLILIGMNKTNAQSNIKYGDDYIVFEAEDTNTPLGNNWKVIKEGDTNYLDEDFYNVKASSPSPMNKTYFQYTGPWQGANSELEYNFTCPKTGTYQLAMRMSSPLEEYTGTGKKFTIRTLPDGTEVKWELADARNDIYVKMEGNFTSGNAKHTESDLRTFHKMFGRGPNRWGTCINLEHNGSNGAFYNFIEGETYTFYLKGRSNSTIIDYIAFYDTSYLAHNINNQGPDLAIQLPEEIRPYETLIALSLTPNPGNVRAGTNTTKLNVITTPTNANNNVTWSSSNAAIISIDANGILTAKGNVAEKATITATSLVNNTLIATSEITIIDFFDVDVASLNVTPSAANIVVGGTITFTTAVLPNNADDKSITWSSLNEEIATVDQNGVITALSAGIVTIRATSNENTSIYGEATLQIGENIPQSIAFDDIDKYRNRTYRSEGTMEVTLNYHAGSFKTIKDPIILKLRHIHKDNGWNIVKDITLNLDETVGKESGTITVDIPLTGVTPTADLSTDDFYYLFVKATNSNGDKKTQGIEPIIILEKTLSTKDILSSTIFRTYPNPTKNAVFIETNFAENLFANIYNINSKLVKSKEISKIDNKINTSNFRPGVYFIQLKSKNKTIATKKLIILK; this is translated from the coding sequence ATGATTAAAAAAATTACAATTCTTTTTTTTATTTCCTTTCTTATTTTAATAGGAATGAATAAAACAAATGCCCAAAGTAATATTAAATATGGAGATGATTATATCGTTTTTGAGGCAGAAGACACAAATACACCTCTTGGAAATAACTGGAAAGTTATAAAAGAAGGAGACACCAATTATTTAGATGAAGATTTTTACAATGTAAAAGCAAGTTCTCCTTCACCAATGAACAAAACTTATTTTCAATATACTGGACCTTGGCAAGGCGCTAATAGCGAATTAGAATATAATTTTACATGCCCTAAAACAGGAACATATCAACTAGCTATGCGCATGAGTTCTCCTTTAGAAGAATATACCGGAACTGGCAAAAAGTTTACAATACGTACACTTCCAGATGGAACTGAAGTAAAGTGGGAGCTAGCTGATGCCAGAAATGATATTTACGTAAAGATGGAAGGAAACTTTACCAGTGGTAATGCTAAACATACAGAATCTGATTTAAGAACTTTTCATAAAATGTTTGGTAGAGGACCTAATAGATGGGGAACTTGTATAAACCTAGAACACAATGGTAGTAATGGTGCTTTTTATAACTTTATAGAAGGTGAAACATATACTTTCTATTTAAAAGGAAGATCAAACAGTACTATTATAGATTATATCGCTTTTTATGACACCTCATACTTAGCACACAATATCAATAACCAAGGTCCGGATTTAGCCATTCAACTGCCAGAAGAAATTCGTCCTTACGAAACTCTTATAGCTTTAAGTTTAACCCCAAATCCAGGAAACGTTAGAGCCGGTACAAACACAACAAAATTAAACGTAATTACAACCCCTACAAATGCAAACAATAACGTAACATGGTCTTCTTCGAATGCTGCAATTATTTCTATTGATGCTAATGGAATATTAACTGCTAAAGGCAACGTAGCCGAAAAAGCTACAATAACTGCAACTAGCTTAGTTAACAATACATTAATAGCAACAAGTGAAATAACAATTATAGACTTTTTTGACGTAGATGTAGCATCGCTTAATGTTACACCATCAGCAGCTAATATTGTTGTTGGAGGAACTATAACTTTTACAACAGCAGTTCTACCAAATAATGCAGATGATAAGTCTATTACTTGGTCTAGTTTAAATGAAGAAATAGCAACAGTAGATCAAAATGGAGTAATTACAGCTCTTTCAGCTGGTATTGTAACTATTAGAGCAACTTCTAATGAGAATACTTCTATTTACGGAGAAGCTACGCTACAAATAGGAGAGAACATTCCGCAATCAATTGCTTTTGATGATATTGATAAATATAGAAATAGGACTTATAGAAGCGAAGGAACTATGGAGGTTACGCTAAACTATCATGCAGGTTCATTTAAAACAATTAAAGATCCAATAATTCTTAAATTAAGACATATTCATAAAGATAACGGCTGGAATATAGTGAAAGATATTACCTTAAACTTAGATGAAACAGTAGGTAAAGAATCAGGAACAATAACTGTTGACATTCCATTAACCGGTGTTACACCCACAGCAGATTTATCAACTGACGATTTTTATTATCTTTTTGTTAAAGCTACAAATAGCAATGGTGACAAAAAAACACAAGGAATAGAACCAATTATTATATTAGAAAAAACACTTTCAACTAAAGATATTTTATCTAGTACAATATTTAGAACATACCCTAACCCTACTAAAAATGCTGTGTTTATTGAAACTAATTTTGCTGAAAATTTATTTGCAAATATTTATAATATCAATTCTAAACTTGTAAAATCTAAAGAAATTTCAAAAATAGACAACAAGATAAATACATCTAACTTTAGACCTGGAGTCTACTTTATTCAATTAAAAAGCAAAAATAAAACGATTGCAACTAAAAAATTAATTATTTTAAAATAA
- a CDS encoding Rrf2 family transcriptional regulator translates to MLSKKTKYGIKALTYLARQEDKTPVSIATISKSESISLKFLESILLILRKNGLLASKKGKGGGYYLLQEPAEIQMTTVMRILDGPISMVPCVSLNFYEKCADCPDENACAVHKLMAKVRDSSLQIFKNTTLADLCNFK, encoded by the coding sequence ATGCTATCAAAGAAAACAAAATACGGAATTAAGGCGCTTACCTATTTGGCAAGACAAGAAGATAAAACACCTGTTTCTATTGCCACAATTTCTAAAAGTGAAAGTATTTCTTTAAAATTTTTAGAAAGTATTTTGTTAATTCTACGTAAAAACGGATTGTTAGCCTCTAAAAAAGGAAAAGGTGGAGGTTATTATCTTCTACAAGAACCTGCAGAAATACAAATGACTACAGTTATGAGAATTTTAGATGGTCCTATTTCTATGGTTCCCTGTGTTAGTTTAAATTTTTATGAAAAGTGTGCTGATTGTCCTGATGAAAATGCTTGTGCTGTTCATAAATTAATGGCTAAAGTAAGAGATAGTTCTTTACAGATTTTTAAAAATACAACACTTGCAGATTTATGCAACTTCAAATAA
- a CDS encoding VCBS repeat-containing protein: MRVTNSKNNDHSKLPYWRDSGVSKTGRQDTYISIISEPAKDKVKRVVFIAAGQQSDDPTGSDGLTTGNYGNGYTNVLTGQPNNYKEGLRHSDNLETTSNLNNSSLASKLIKSGEFPEESTLFVLAFDARLGYFQSENETKRRETAFFNLLTSKFNPSNVEVIVLSGQSRGGALAFRLGSRLRSNSTYTNIPLIVQGYDPVAANPVLAKTPNLLFKLPNLIFKRQIEEYLPINSKNDKLKNPNDYNNKYCWKVNMDVTFPTEKRDNLKVYIVHSGDKVSGIISESIRAFAWKEENTDLGWYKQHWLNFGHEEMGGCNFFNNSDCLFKTVESGYQHIIYSIPTFKYELKEKIYSYHSKPVVGYFNTDLEELKPIKKIEGLKSAKKTTIKNVQNRTISTNNKTKLKSLKSNTITQTKPHSLTRKKYLDIIYYGKCGNGSDCWRTHLNDKNGKFNITSYGDDMWFQGDKPVNAPVAGDFNKDGYTDIAYYGKCNNGSDCWRVHLNDKNGKFTVTSYGGDIWFKGDKPVSAPVAGDFNKDGYTDIAYYGKCNNGDDCWRVHLNNKNGKFTVTSYGGDMWFQDNKPVSAPVAGDFNKDGYTDIAYYGKCGNGDDCWRVHLNDKNGKFTVTSYGGDMWFKDDKPINAPVAGDFNRDGYTDIAYYGKCGNGDDCWRVNLNDKNGKFTVTSYGSDMWFKGEDPVSAPVAGDFNRDGYTDIAYYGKCGNGDDCWRVHLNDKNGKFTITSYGGDLWFKE, translated from the coding sequence ATGAGAGTAACTAACAGCAAAAATAATGATCACAGTAAACTACCTTATTGGAGAGATTCTGGTGTTAGCAAAACTGGCAGACAAGATACCTATATCTCAATAATAAGTGAACCTGCAAAAGACAAGGTTAAGAGAGTTGTTTTTATCGCTGCTGGTCAACAAAGCGATGACCCAACGGGTAGTGATGGATTAACCACGGGTAATTACGGAAATGGATACACAAATGTACTTACAGGACAACCAAACAATTATAAAGAAGGTCTTAGACATAGCGATAACTTAGAAACTACAAGTAACTTAAATAACTCATCATTAGCTTCTAAACTCATCAAATCAGGAGAATTCCCAGAAGAATCAACACTTTTTGTATTAGCTTTTGACGCAAGACTTGGTTACTTCCAATCCGAGAATGAAACAAAGCGCAGAGAGACTGCGTTCTTTAATTTACTAACTTCAAAATTTAACCCTTCAAATGTGGAAGTCATTGTCTTGTCGGGGCAAAGTAGAGGTGGTGCACTTGCATTTCGACTTGGCAGCCGTTTAAGAAGTAATTCCACCTACACTAATATACCATTAATTGTGCAAGGTTATGATCCTGTAGCCGCAAACCCCGTATTGGCAAAAACTCCAAATTTACTATTCAAACTTCCTAACCTGATATTTAAAAGACAAATTGAAGAATATCTTCCTATTAATAGCAAAAATGACAAACTTAAAAACCCTAACGATTATAACAATAAATATTGTTGGAAAGTAAATATGGATGTAACATTTCCAACAGAAAAAAGAGATAATTTAAAAGTGTATATTGTTCATTCTGGAGACAAAGTTAGTGGAATTATAAGCGAAAGTATTCGTGCATTTGCATGGAAAGAAGAAAATACAGATCTTGGTTGGTACAAACAACATTGGCTAAATTTTGGGCACGAAGAAATGGGTGGATGTAATTTTTTTAATAATAGTGATTGTCTCTTTAAAACTGTAGAGTCCGGTTATCAGCATATTATTTATTCAATACCTACATTTAAATATGAGTTAAAAGAGAAAATTTATTCCTATCATTCTAAGCCAGTAGTTGGATATTTTAATACTGATTTGGAAGAATTAAAACCCATAAAGAAAATTGAGGGTTTAAAATCTGCTAAAAAAACCACAATCAAAAATGTTCAAAATAGAACAATATCAACGAATAATAAAACAAAATTAAAAAGCCTTAAAAGTAACACTATTACCCAAACAAAACCACATAGTTTAACAAGAAAAAAATATTTAGATATTATCTATTACGGTAAATGCGGTAATGGTAGTGATTGTTGGAGGACACATTTAAACGATAAAAACGGGAAATTTAATATAACTTCTTATGGTGATGATATGTGGTTTCAAGGAGATAAACCAGTTAATGCACCAGTTGCTGGTGATTTCAATAAAGACGGCTATACTGATATTGCTTATTATGGTAAGTGTAATAATGGTAGTGATTGTTGGAGAGTACATTTAAATGATAAAAACGGAAAATTTACTGTTACTTCTTACGGCGGTGATATTTGGTTCAAAGGAGACAAACCTGTTAGTGCTCCAGTTGCTGGTGATTTCAATAAAGATGGCTATACTGATATTGCTTATTATGGTAAGTGTAATAATGGTGATGATTGTTGGAGAGTACATTTAAATAATAAAAATGGAAAATTTACTGTTACTTCTTACGGTGGTGATATGTGGTTTCAAGACAACAAACCTGTTAGTGCACCAGTTGCTGGTGATTTCAATAAAGATGGCTATACTGATATTGCTTACTATGGAAAATGCGGTAATGGTGATGATTGCTGGAGAGTACATTTAAATGATAAAAACGGAAAATTTACTGTTACTTCTTACGGTGGTGATATGTGGTTTAAAGATGACAAACCAATCAACGCTCCAGTAGCAGGTGATTTCAATAGAGATGGTTATACCGATATTGCTTACTATGGAAAATGCGGTAATGGTGATGATTGTTGGAGAGTAAATTTAAATGATAAAAACGGGAAATTTACTGTCACTTCTTATGGTAGTGATATGTGGTTTAAAGGAGAAGATCCTGTTAGTGCTCCAGTTGCTGGTGACTTTAACAGAGATGGTTATACTGACATTGCTTATTATGGAAAGTGTGGTAATGGTGATGATTGCTGGAGAGTACATTTAAATGATAAAAACGGGAAATTCACTATTACTTCTTACGGCGGTGATTTGTGGTTTAAAGAATGA
- a CDS encoding DUF2061 domain-containing protein — MILDQIIFSKKAQSKGFEEDKSSEKPLRSVLKALSWRVVGTVDTLVVSYYVTGEFTLAASIASVDFLTKLVLYFLHERVWNKVKWGK; from the coding sequence ATGATTTTAGACCAAATCATTTTTAGCAAAAAAGCACAGAGTAAAGGTTTTGAAGAAGATAAGTCTTCTGAAAAACCTTTACGAAGTGTGCTAAAAGCACTAAGCTGGAGGGTTGTTGGTACTGTAGATACTTTAGTGGTATCTTATTATGTAACTGGTGAGTTTACGTTAGCAGCATCAATTGCTTCGGTAGATTTTTTAACAAAATTAGTTTTATACTTCTTACACGAGAGAGTATGGAATAAAGTAAAATGGGGAAAGTAA
- a CDS encoding phosphoadenosine phosphosulfate reductase family protein codes for MSLDLEQINGELKGKSPAEIIAWAISFAKNPVITTNFRPYEVAILKAVTDVQKDIKVIWCDTGYNTMQTYKHAEEIIKKLDLNIQLYTPKQTAAHRNVVLGVPSIEDPKHVLFTEQVKLEPFTRAMKEHQPDVWFTNLRKGQTAFRNSIDVVSVSKDGIVKVSPFYNWTDEQLDAYLVEQNLPNEFTYFDPTKVESNRECGLHI; via the coding sequence ATGAGTTTAGACTTAGAACAAATAAACGGAGAATTAAAAGGTAAAAGTCCAGCAGAAATTATAGCTTGGGCTATTTCTTTTGCGAAAAATCCAGTAATTACTACCAACTTCAGACCATATGAAGTTGCTATTTTAAAAGCAGTTACGGATGTGCAAAAAGATATCAAAGTAATTTGGTGTGATACCGGTTATAATACAATGCAGACTTATAAGCATGCAGAAGAAATTATCAAAAAACTGGATTTAAACATTCAGTTATATACACCAAAACAAACAGCTGCTCACAGAAATGTAGTTTTAGGAGTTCCTTCTATAGAAGATCCAAAACATGTTTTATTTACAGAACAGGTAAAACTAGAGCCGTTTACAAGAGCAATGAAAGAGCATCAACCAGATGTTTGGTTTACAAATTTAAGAAAAGGTCAAACTGCATTTAGAAATAGTATCGATGTTGTTTCTGTAAGTAAGGATGGAATTGTAAAAGTGAGTCCTTTTTATAATTGGACAGATGAACAATTAGATGCTTATTTAGTAGAACAAAATTTACCAAACGAGTTTACATATTTCGATCCAACAAAAGTAGAAAGTAACAGAGAATGTGGTTTACACATCTAA
- the cysD gene encoding sulfate adenylyltransferase subunit CysD codes for MSNTTIQVDALESEAIYIFREVVAQFEKPVLLFSGGKDSITLVRLAQKAFYPAKIPFPLMHIDTGHNFPETIEFRDRLAKELGVELIVRNVQDNIDSGRVKEETGRYASRNMLQTETLLDAIEEFGFDACIGGARRDEEKARAKERIFSVRDDFGQWDEKNQRPEVFDMLNGRIDLGQNVRVFPISNWTELDVWSYIEQENIEIPSIYFAHKRKIFVRDGMIWSADDAVVFRDEEEVVEERMVRFRTVGDMSCTAAVLSDAVDIAKVVEEIRDSSISERGARIDDKRSEAAMEKRKQQGYF; via the coding sequence ATGAGTAATACAACAATACAAGTAGATGCTTTAGAAAGTGAAGCAATTTATATTTTTAGAGAAGTAGTAGCGCAGTTCGAAAAGCCTGTTTTATTATTCTCTGGAGGAAAAGATAGTATAACTTTAGTGCGTTTAGCGCAAAAAGCATTTTATCCAGCAAAAATTCCTTTCCCTTTAATGCACATCGATACAGGTCATAATTTTCCTGAAACGATTGAATTTAGAGACAGATTAGCAAAAGAATTAGGTGTTGAGTTAATTGTAAGAAATGTACAAGACAATATAGATTCTGGTAGAGTAAAAGAAGAAACTGGTAGATATGCCAGTAGAAATATGTTGCAAACAGAAACTTTATTAGACGCTATTGAAGAATTTGGTTTTGATGCTTGTATTGGTGGAGCAAGAAGAGATGAGGAAAAAGCAAGAGCTAAAGAAAGAATTTTTTCTGTAAGAGATGATTTTGGTCAGTGGGATGAAAAAAACCAACGTCCAGAAGTTTTCGATATGTTAAACGGACGCATCGATTTAGGACAAAATGTACGTGTTTTTCCAATTTCTAACTGGACAGAATTAGATGTTTGGTCTTATATAGAACAAGAAAACATCGAAATTCCATCAATCTATTTTGCACATAAGAGAAAAATATTTGTAAGAGACGGAATGATTTGGTCTGCAGATGATGCTGTTGTTTTTAGAGATGAAGAAGAAGTTGTAGAAGAAAGAATGGTTCGTTTTAGAACTGTAGGAGATATGAGTTGTACAGCGGCAGTTTTATCCGACGCAGTCGATATTGCAAAAGTTGTAGAAGAAATTAGAGATTCTTCCATTTCAGAAAGAGGTGCAAGAATAGATGATAAACGTTCTGAAGCAGCAATGGAAAAACGTAAACAACAAGGGTATTTTTAG
- a CDS encoding sulfate adenylyltransferase subunit 1, with product MKVLKIATAGSVDDGKSTLIGRILYDTKSLTDDKLEAIEEKSRQRGFDYLDFSLATDGLVAEREQGITIDVAHIYFSTPSKSFIIADTPGHIEYTRNMVTGASTAQASIVLIDARNGVIEQTYRHFFINNLLRIKDVVIAINKMDLVDFSEEKYNTIKNEIEYLASKSEYKGQNLTFIPMSALQGDNVVHKSENTPWYKGETLMHHLEKLDVEDINDASQTRFPVQTVIRPKTEEYHDFRGYAGKLYGGDLAVGDEVAVLPSQTKSKIKTINFFDKEFQEAKRGSSVTITLEDNVNVSRGDMLVKVNEEPTIAKELTATICWMDKEPLKASQKYYIKHGVNDAQAKITQLSSIIKTDFSGIEENPSELVLNQIGDIQIKLSKPLAFDSYKNNKSNGSFILIDPKSNNTVGVGFIK from the coding sequence ATGAAAGTATTAAAAATAGCAACAGCAGGAAGTGTAGATGATGGTAAGAGTACCTTAATTGGTCGTATTTTATACGATACAAAATCATTAACAGACGATAAATTAGAAGCGATAGAAGAAAAAAGTAGACAAAGAGGTTTTGACTATTTAGATTTCTCTTTAGCAACTGATGGTTTAGTTGCAGAACGTGAACAAGGAATTACTATTGATGTAGCACATATTTATTTTTCTACACCATCAAAAAGTTTCATTATTGCAGATACTCCAGGTCATATTGAGTATACAAGAAATATGGTTACTGGTGCTTCTACGGCACAAGCTTCTATTGTTTTAATTGATGCAAGAAACGGAGTTATAGAACAAACATACAGACACTTTTTTATCAATAATTTATTGAGAATTAAAGATGTTGTAATTGCAATTAATAAAATGGATTTAGTTGATTTTTCTGAAGAGAAATACAATACAATCAAAAATGAAATTGAGTATTTAGCGAGTAAAAGTGAATATAAAGGTCAGAATTTAACGTTTATTCCAATGTCTGCTTTACAAGGAGATAATGTTGTACATAAATCTGAAAATACACCTTGGTATAAAGGAGAAACGTTAATGCATCACTTAGAGAAATTAGATGTAGAAGATATTAATGATGCTTCTCAAACCCGTTTTCCTGTACAAACAGTTATCAGGCCAAAAACAGAAGAATACCACGATTTTAGAGGTTACGCAGGTAAATTGTATGGAGGAGATTTAGCGGTTGGAGATGAAGTTGCAGTGTTACCATCGCAAACAAAATCTAAGATTAAAACAATTAATTTTTTCGATAAAGAATTTCAAGAAGCAAAAAGAGGAAGTTCTGTTACCATTACGTTAGAAGATAACGTAAATGTAAGTAGAGGAGATATGTTGGTAAAAGTAAATGAAGAGCCAACCATTGCTAAAGAATTAACAGCAACTATCTGTTGGATGGATAAAGAGCCTTTAAAAGCTTCACAAAAATATTATATAAAACATGGTGTAAATGATGCACAAGCAAAAATTACACAATTGTCTAGTATTATAAAAACAGATTTTTCTGGTATTGAAGAAAATCCATCAGAATTGGTATTAAATCAAATAGGAGACATACAAATAAAGTTAAGTAAACCATTAGCTTTTGACTCTTATAAGAATAACAAATCAAATGGATCATTTATTTTAATAGATCCTAAAAGCAACAATACAGTAGGTGTAGGTTTTATAAAATAA
- a CDS encoding HEPN domain-containing protein: MQSFRTEIENQVVERDIIDLADKIAKFNNLEIDEEKFRSLRLARGVYGQRQEGVQMIRIKLPYGKVMSNQLRRISEVSDEYSRGRLHITTRQDIQIHYVDLQRTPELWAELEKDEVTIREACGNVVRNVTASETAGIDVNEPFDVSPYADAVFKFFLRNPICQEMGRKFKVSFSSSDEDTGLSYLHDIGYIAKIENGVRGFKVMVAGGLGSQPRHAETLYEFLPSDKIIPVMEGILRVFDRYGERKSRAKARMKFLLKDIGLEAFKNLIEEEQNAIEFKSIAIDADGYVASTPVSVDAPQVEIKNQEAFDLWKSTNLIPQKQAGYVAIGIKVLLGDFYTDKARLLADLVDKYAAGEVRLTLRQNIVIPFVKEDLVPFFYQELEKLGFVEAGYNKAVDITACPGTDTCNLGIASSTGIADELERVIKAEYPQYLKNEDLVIKISGCMNACGQHNMANIGFQGMTVRTPDKLVAPALQVLLGGGNLGNGNALFADKVVKVPSKRGPEALRRIFNDFEANANGKSFVEYYKVTGERYFYDLLNDLQDVTNLTQEDFIDWGEEEKYLKEIGIGECAGVVIDLIATLFLESDEKIENANEAFENKVYSGAIYYAYQSIVNSAKASLLAADKKTNTHASIISQFDEVFISSEKIDLGGSFADLIYQINKFAPTEEFAKKYISDANTFLQKVRAYRNAETAIAG; the protein is encoded by the coding sequence ATGCAAAGTTTTAGAACAGAAATAGAAAACCAAGTTGTAGAAAGAGATATTATTGATTTAGCAGATAAAATTGCAAAATTCAATAATCTAGAAATAGACGAAGAGAAATTTAGAAGTTTACGTTTAGCAAGAGGTGTTTACGGTCAGCGTCAAGAAGGCGTTCAAATGATTCGTATAAAATTGCCTTACGGTAAAGTAATGAGTAATCAATTACGTAGAATTTCTGAAGTTTCAGATGAGTATTCTAGAGGAAGATTACATATTACAACGCGTCAAGATATTCAAATTCACTATGTAGATTTACAAAGAACGCCAGAATTATGGGCAGAATTAGAAAAAGATGAAGTTACTATACGTGAAGCATGTGGTAATGTTGTAAGAAATGTAACTGCCTCAGAAACTGCTGGTATTGATGTAAACGAGCCTTTTGATGTTTCTCCGTACGCAGATGCTGTTTTTAAATTCTTTTTACGTAACCCTATTTGTCAAGAAATGGGACGTAAATTTAAGGTTTCTTTTTCTTCTTCGGATGAAGATACAGGCCTATCCTATTTACATGATATCGGATATATTGCTAAAATAGAAAACGGAGTTAGAGGTTTTAAAGTGATGGTTGCAGGAGGATTAGGTTCTCAGCCTAGACATGCAGAAACTTTATATGAGTTTTTGCCTTCAGATAAAATTATTCCAGTAATGGAAGGTATTTTAAGAGTTTTTGATCGTTATGGTGAACGTAAAAGTAGAGCCAAAGCAAGAATGAAATTCTTACTAAAAGATATCGGTTTAGAAGCTTTTAAAAATTTAATTGAAGAAGAACAAAATGCCATTGAATTTAAATCGATTGCAATAGATGCTGATGGTTATGTTGCGTCAACTCCAGTTTCTGTTGATGCTCCTCAAGTAGAGATAAAAAATCAAGAAGCATTTGATTTATGGAAATCTACCAACTTAATTCCTCAGAAGCAAGCAGGTTATGTTGCAATCGGAATTAAAGTTTTATTAGGAGATTTTTATACAGATAAAGCTCGTTTATTAGCGGATTTAGTTGATAAATATGCAGCAGGTGAAGTTCGTTTAACCTTGCGTCAGAATATTGTTATTCCTTTTGTAAAAGAAGATTTAGTTCCATTTTTCTATCAAGAATTAGAAAAATTAGGTTTTGTAGAAGCAGGTTATAATAAGGCCGTAGATATTACTGCTTGTCCTGGAACTGACACATGTAACTTAGGTATTGCAAGTAGTACTGGTATTGCAGACGAATTAGAGCGAGTTATAAAAGCAGAATATCCTCAGTATTTAAAAAACGAAGATCTAGTTATAAAAATTAGTGGTTGTATGAATGCTTGTGGGCAGCACAATATGGCAAACATTGGTTTTCAAGGAATGACGGTTAGAACTCCAGATAAATTAGTGGCGCCAGCGTTACAAGTTTTATTAGGTGGAGGAAATTTAGGAAACGGAAATGCATTATTTGCAGATAAAGTAGTAAAAGTGCCAAGTAAAAGAGGTCCAGAAGCATTACGCAGAATCTTTAATGATTTTGAAGCAAATGCTAATGGAAAATCTTTTGTAGAATATTATAAAGTTACCGGAGAACGTTATTTTTATGATTTATTAAACGATTTGCAAGATGTTACTAATTTAACTCAAGAAGATTTTATCGATTGGGGAGAAGAAGAGAAATATTTAAAAGAAATAGGAATTGGAGAATGTGCAGGTGTTGTGATCGATTTAATTGCGACTTTATTTTTAGAAAGTGATGAAAAAATTGAAAATGCAAATGAAGCTTTTGAAAACAAAGTATATTCAGGAGCTATTTACTATGCATACCAATCTATTGTAAACTCAGCTAAAGCATCATTATTAGCGGCAGATAAGAAAACAAATACGCATGCAAGTATTATTTCTCAATTTGATGAAGTATTTATTTCTTCAGAAAAAATAGATTTGGGAGGTTCTTTTGCAGATTTAATTTATCAAATTAATAAATTTGCTCCAACAGAAGAATTTGCAAAGAAGTATATTAGCGATGCAAATACGTTTTTACAGAAAGTAAGGGCTTATAGAAATGCTGAAACTGCTATTGCAGGGTAA
- the cobA gene encoding uroporphyrinogen-III C-methyltransferase, giving the protein MSLKTPKLTVVGAGPGDIDLITVKAIKVLKAADVVLYDALVNEELLEYINPEAEQVFVGKRRGCYTYQQEQINELIVERAKSNGHVVRLKGGDPFIFGRGAEEMEYAANLGLEVAVVPGISSSLAVAAYQNIPLTKRGSAESFWVITGTTKDHKISNDIELAAKSNATIVVLMGMSKLPQIVKLFQAEGKNNLPVAIIQRGTTPREKLGIGTVDTIEKIVEENDLKNPAIIVLGEVVKHRQRILDIQEQYANVLKG; this is encoded by the coding sequence ATGAGTTTAAAAACACCAAAATTAACGGTTGTAGGTGCCGGTCCTGGAGACATAGACTTAATCACAGTAAAAGCTATTAAAGTTTTAAAAGCTGCTGATGTAGTATTATACGATGCTTTGGTGAATGAAGAATTATTAGAGTATATAAACCCCGAAGCTGAACAGGTTTTTGTAGGAAAACGTAGAGGGTGTTATACTTATCAACAAGAACAAATTAATGAGTTAATTGTTGAGCGAGCAAAATCTAACGGACATGTAGTACGCTTAAAAGGTGGAGATCCATTTATTTTTGGTAGAGGTGCAGAGGAAATGGAATATGCCGCAAATTTAGGTTTAGAGGTTGCGGTTGTTCCAGGAATTTCATCTTCGTTGGCAGTAGCTGCTTATCAAAATATACCCTTAACAAAACGCGGTAGCGCAGAAAGTTTTTGGGTAATTACAGGAACCACAAAAGATCATAAAATTTCTAATGATATAGAGTTGGCTGCAAAGTCTAACGCTACTATTGTTGTTTTAATGGGGATGAGCAAATTGCCTCAAATTGTAAAATTATTTCAAGCAGAAGGTAAAAATAATTTACCTGTTGCTATTATTCAAAGAGGAACAACACCTAGAGAAAAATTAGGAATTGGTACGGTTGATACCATAGAAAAAATAGTAGAAGAGAATGATTTAAAAAATCCTGCAATTATTGTTTTAGGTGAAGTTGTAAAACATCGTCAAAGAATCTTAGATATTCAAGAACAGTATGCAAACGTGTTAAAAGGATAG